Proteins from a genomic interval of Clostridium sp. M62/1:
- a CDS encoding TolC family protein: protein MNRQYRRVLPLLTAAALAATPMEALAENPQFAHDEATWERLKDNVMEYDELSLLVEEYNPNYQNEQASYNDTKNDDDAAQIRRDAKDSAQDMYDSAEDLKEQAEDLSSMADDLSDQAQAALDAGNPALAAQLQAGAASYMAGYAPLMSAAAMTQNSALKSDISADSSYVDSDMRKIQHVKNQKGIIVSTQNLFNSYNQLRANAALIQKNVEVMEAALRATETQASIGMATQADVLKAQKNLQSIQSTQTETLASLETLRQNLCMMTGWSYDAQPEIREVPHANGDAIAQINLEADTQTALANNYDLQYSRRALGNMQENSTDRKNQERTVKNLEQTVSATMTNLYNDIRQKQIAWQLAQAELATEEQTMSAMETKRSLGMASDIEYLQEQSTYLSKQVAEQTADMALFQAIETYQWAVNGYMNTSGS, encoded by the coding sequence ATGAACAGACAATACAGGAGGGTTCTGCCGCTTCTGACAGCGGCGGCGCTTGCGGCCACGCCTATGGAGGCGTTGGCTGAAAATCCCCAGTTTGCCCATGACGAGGCAACCTGGGAGAGACTGAAAGATAATGTTATGGAATACGATGAGCTGTCCCTTCTGGTTGAGGAATACAACCCGAATTACCAGAATGAGCAGGCATCCTACAATGATACGAAGAATGATGACGATGCCGCGCAGATACGCCGGGACGCCAAAGACAGTGCCCAGGACATGTATGATTCTGCGGAGGATCTGAAAGAGCAGGCCGAGGATTTGAGCTCCATGGCCGATGACCTGAGCGATCAGGCTCAGGCGGCTTTGGATGCCGGAAATCCGGCTCTTGCCGCACAGCTTCAGGCAGGTGCCGCCAGCTACATGGCAGGGTATGCGCCTCTCATGTCAGCGGCAGCCATGACGCAGAACAGCGCCCTGAAGTCAGATATTTCCGCTGACAGCTCCTACGTGGACAGCGACATGAGGAAAATCCAGCACGTCAAAAACCAGAAGGGAATTATTGTGTCCACCCAGAATCTCTTTAATTCCTATAACCAGCTCCGCGCAAATGCGGCTCTGATCCAGAAAAACGTGGAGGTTATGGAGGCAGCCTTAAGGGCCACAGAGACCCAGGCTTCCATCGGCATGGCAACTCAGGCAGATGTGCTGAAGGCCCAGAAGAATCTTCAGTCCATTCAGTCCACCCAGACGGAAACCCTGGCAAGCCTTGAAACGCTTCGCCAGAATCTCTGCATGATGACAGGATGGAGCTACGACGCACAGCCGGAGATCAGAGAGGTACCCCACGCCAATGGTGACGCCATAGCTCAGATTAATCTGGAGGCGGATACGCAGACGGCACTGGCAAATAACTACGATCTCCAGTACAGCCGGCGGGCGCTTGGCAATATGCAGGAAAACTCCACAGACAGAAAGAATCAGGAGAGAACAGTAAAAAATCTGGAGCAGACGGTGAGCGCCACCATGACAAACCTCTACAACGACATCAGGCAGAAGCAGATTGCCTGGCAGTTAGCTCAGGCAGAGCTTGCCACAGAGGAGCAGACCATGTCTGCCATGGAAACAAAGAGGAGCCTCGGCATGGCCAGCGACATCGAGTACCTGCAGGAGCAGTCCACCTACCTGAGCAAGCAGGTGGCAGAGCAGACAGCTGATATGGCTCTCTTCCAGGCTATAGAAACCTACCAGTGGGCTGTGAACGGATATATGAACACATCCGGCTCATAG
- the murI gene encoding glutamate racemase, translating to MDRNAPIGVFDSGVGGLTVAREIMRQMPEEKLVYFGDTARVPYGTKSQETVIRYSRQIIRFLRTKEVKAIVIACNTATACALETVEKDLDIPIIGVIHAGARAAVEATKNRKIGIIGTEATIRSGVYTELMKQMNPAIEVTGKPCPLFVPLVEEGLLHDSVTDEIASRYLASLKEKYIDTLVMGCTHYPLLRSTLARLMGEEVTLINPAYETARELKSLLGEKELTCIPGEAGGEKYQFFVSDMAERFKSFATAILPGEVKETRKINIEEY from the coding sequence ATGGACAGAAACGCGCCTATCGGTGTATTTGATTCGGGAGTCGGAGGTCTGACAGTGGCCAGGGAGATTATGCGCCAGATGCCGGAGGAGAAGCTTGTCTATTTCGGAGACACCGCCAGGGTTCCCTACGGAACGAAATCTCAGGAGACGGTGATCCGATATTCCAGGCAGATTATCCGTTTCCTGCGGACCAAGGAGGTAAAGGCCATCGTCATTGCCTGCAATACGGCGACTGCCTGCGCGCTGGAAACGGTGGAGAAGGATCTGGACATTCCGATTATCGGCGTGATCCACGCCGGAGCCAGGGCTGCTGTGGAGGCGACGAAAAACAGAAAGATAGGGATTATCGGCACAGAGGCCACCATCAGAAGCGGCGTCTACACAGAGCTGATGAAGCAGATGAACCCGGCAATCGAGGTGACTGGAAAGCCCTGTCCCCTCTTTGTGCCTCTCGTGGAGGAGGGGCTGCTCCACGACTCTGTCACCGACGAGATTGCCTCCCGCTATCTGGCCTCTCTCAAGGAAAAATATATTGATACCCTTGTTATGGGCTGCACCCATTACCCTCTCCTTCGCTCCACGCTGGCGCGGCTGATGGGCGAGGAGGTGACGCTTATCAATCCGGCCTACGAGACCGCCAGGGAGCTTAAGAGCCTTCTGGGGGAAAAGGAGCTTACCTGCATTCCGGGGGAGGCCGGAGGGGAAAAATACCAGTTTTTTGTCAGCGACATGGCAGAACGGTTCAAGAGCTTTGCAACGGCAATCCTTCCGGGAGAGGTGAAGGAGACGAGAAAGATAAATATTGAGGAATACTGA
- a CDS encoding TolC family protein translates to MKRKQAAAAALALLMTVGVPGAALAGPSGADGGAAEAREASLNDGLLEYDELPELVERYNVTYKNTYSQTVNQSQNLDAARQLGKDANELMEEALDLKDDDMDEATRALYESYKESAKAMRKQAAELSTEELSGTVERSMKMLKNQQTMLAQNLLIQYQSAVSGKELADKNEELAKASLDAVTAQASLGMASSEDVLKANQAWIQAQSAAVQLDSTIRNLKQNLLITCGWEGDADPEIAPLPAPDPARVDSMNLAADTETATQANYSFISLRQGAASGSVSRNAKKRNVSQMRQSIAVGMEGLYAKAVAAKQAYEGAEANFQAAALDMQAADQKNAMGMMSRTAYLQAQASYLAAKSERDTAQTELFTAIQNYDWALKGMMVSGS, encoded by the coding sequence ATGAAACGAAAACAGGCGGCGGCTGCCGCTCTGGCGCTTTTGATGACGGTCGGTGTGCCGGGAGCGGCCTTAGCCGGACCCTCCGGGGCAGACGGCGGGGCAGCTGAGGCCAGGGAGGCCAGCCTGAACGACGGACTTCTCGAGTATGACGAGCTGCCTGAACTGGTTGAGCGCTACAACGTAACTTACAAGAATACATATTCTCAGACTGTAAACCAGAGCCAGAACCTGGATGCGGCCAGGCAGCTGGGAAAGGACGCCAATGAGCTGATGGAGGAGGCCCTTGATCTGAAGGATGACGACATGGATGAAGCCACCAGGGCACTCTACGAGTCCTACAAGGAATCTGCCAAAGCCATGAGAAAGCAGGCAGCAGAGCTGTCGACGGAAGAACTCTCAGGAACAGTGGAGCGTTCCATGAAGATGCTGAAAAACCAGCAGACCATGCTGGCCCAGAATCTTCTGATCCAGTATCAGAGCGCAGTCTCCGGAAAGGAGCTGGCAGACAAGAATGAGGAGCTGGCGAAGGCCTCCCTGGACGCAGTGACAGCCCAGGCAAGTCTTGGCATGGCCTCTTCGGAGGATGTGCTGAAGGCCAACCAGGCCTGGATCCAGGCTCAGAGCGCCGCAGTTCAGCTTGACTCCACCATCAGAAATCTGAAGCAGAATCTTCTTATCACATGCGGCTGGGAGGGAGATGCCGATCCGGAGATTGCCCCTCTTCCGGCGCCGGATCCGGCCAGGGTTGACAGTATGAATCTGGCTGCTGACACAGAGACGGCCACTCAGGCCAACTACAGTTTCATAAGCCTCAGACAGGGCGCAGCCTCCGGTTCCGTTTCAAGAAACGCAAAAAAGAGAAATGTTTCCCAGATGCGCCAGAGCATAGCAGTAGGCATGGAGGGGCTTTACGCCAAGGCAGTAGCTGCAAAGCAGGCCTATGAGGGAGCAGAGGCAAACTTCCAGGCTGCAGCCCTTGACATGCAGGCTGCAGACCAGAAAAATGCCATGGGAATGATGAGCAGGACTGCCTATCTCCAGGCCCAGGCCTCCTATCTGGCGGCCAAATCGGAGAGGGATACGGCTCAGACGGAGCTGTTCACAGCTATCCAGAACTATGACTGGGCATTGAAGGGCATGATGGTGTCAGGAAGCTAG
- a CDS encoding biotin transporter BioY has translation MIKRQEESAKKERQPSAQREMPGICQTDKKAGKTASAAAGLGVRELAAGGFFTALIAVGAFIKISIPVQPFPMNFTLQFFFVLLAALLLGARQAFLCVLTYLAVGLVGVPIFAAGGGPAYLLRPTFGFLLGFAAAAWVTGTVSEKLRSSSLKSLMAACLCGFTVMYLSGMFYFYFLSNYVIHMPVTAGVVFVNCFLLTAGGDLLLCFLASLTARRLKPMMAFLR, from the coding sequence ATGATAAAGCGGCAGGAGGAAAGTGCAAAAAAAGAAAGACAGCCCAGCGCTCAGAGGGAGATGCCAGGAATCTGTCAGACTGACAAAAAGGCGGGAAAAACAGCTTCGGCTGCAGCCGGCCTTGGGGTGAGAGAGCTGGCGGCCGGCGGCTTTTTCACTGCGCTGATTGCAGTGGGAGCATTTATAAAAATCAGCATCCCCGTCCAGCCCTTTCCTATGAACTTTACCCTTCAGTTTTTCTTTGTTCTGCTGGCAGCGCTGCTTCTCGGGGCAAGGCAGGCATTTCTCTGTGTCCTCACTTACCTGGCCGTGGGCCTGGTAGGAGTCCCTATTTTTGCAGCAGGGGGAGGGCCGGCCTATCTGCTCAGGCCTACCTTCGGATTTCTGCTGGGTTTTGCTGCCGCCGCATGGGTGACGGGAACCGTTTCCGAAAAGCTCAGGAGCTCTTCCCTGAAGAGCCTTATGGCAGCCTGCCTCTGCGGCTTCACTGTCATGTATCTGTCAGGCATGTTCTATTTCTATTTTCTGAGCAATTACGTGATCCATATGCCTGTAACAGCCGGAGTAGTTTTTGTGAACTGTTTCCTGCTGACAGCCGGCGGAGATCTGCTTTTGTGCTTTCTGGCCAGTCTCACTGCCAGGAGGCTGAAGCCCATGATGGCATTTCTGAGGTAA
- a CDS encoding DUF1934 domain-containing protein translates to MTKEVLVSIRGIHTVDGESDNVEVITAGSYYFKNNKHYIVYDELVEGFDRAVKNTIRIGRNTVDVMKSGPARSHMVFEENKTNVNCYSTAFGQMMVGVSTNMIDIDEQEDRISVHVDYTLDVNFEKMSNCRISIDIQSKEKADFHLNS, encoded by the coding sequence ATGACGAAAGAGGTTCTTGTGAGTATCCGGGGAATCCACACGGTGGACGGGGAATCCGACAATGTGGAGGTTATCACGGCCGGAAGCTATTATTTTAAGAACAATAAGCACTATATCGTCTATGACGAGCTGGTGGAGGGTTTTGACAGGGCGGTGAAAAATACAATCCGGATCGGACGAAATACGGTGGATGTGATGAAGAGCGGTCCGGCCCGCTCCCATATGGTTTTTGAGGAAAACAAGACGAATGTAAACTGCTATTCCACCGCCTTCGGCCAGATGATGGTGGGTGTCAGCACAAACATGATAGACATAGACGAGCAGGAAGATCGAATCAGCGTTCACGTGGATTATACTCTCGATGTAAATTTTGAAAAAATGTCAAACTGCAGGATTTCCATTGACATTCAGTCAAAGGAAAAGGCTGATTTTCATTTGAATTCATAG
- a CDS encoding D-alanine--D-alanine ligase family protein, producing MTINIEKDTEGEERQMKTKVLVVFGGQSSEHIVSCMSAVNVINHIDREKYDVVIVGITEEGKWLYVDSVESIRDESWRDKSVRAVFSPDATEKCVLIERESGVEKVPVDVAFPVLHGLYGEDGTIQGLFELARLPYVGCGVLASAVSMDKLYTKIVADTLGVRQAAYVPVMRGELSHMESVTERVEKYFSYPVFIKPSNAGSSRGVSKASDRSELENGLREAAKHDRKILVEEMIVGREVECAVFGGGNGEVISSGVGEILAAADFYDFDAKYYNEESRTVVNPELPGDAAEKVREAARRIFTAVDGYGMARVDFFVTEQGEVVFNEINTIPGFTAISMYPMLFEAAGVDKTELVTRLIENGRVRYDS from the coding sequence ATGACAATCAATATAGAAAAGGACACAGAAGGAGAGGAAAGACAGATGAAAACAAAGGTGCTGGTAGTGTTTGGCGGACAGTCCTCAGAGCACATCGTATCGTGCATGTCGGCTGTCAATGTAATTAACCATATAGACAGGGAAAAATACGACGTGGTAATTGTGGGGATAACTGAGGAGGGAAAATGGCTCTATGTGGACAGCGTGGAGTCCATCCGGGACGAGAGCTGGAGAGACAAATCCGTGCGCGCGGTATTTTCTCCGGATGCCACGGAAAAATGTGTGCTCATTGAGAGAGAGAGCGGAGTGGAGAAGGTTCCGGTGGATGTGGCGTTTCCGGTTCTTCACGGGCTTTACGGGGAGGACGGAACTATCCAGGGCCTTTTTGAGCTGGCCAGACTGCCCTACGTGGGCTGCGGAGTCCTGGCCTCTGCCGTTTCCATGGATAAACTGTACACAAAGATTGTGGCGGACACTCTGGGCGTGCGCCAGGCAGCCTATGTCCCGGTTATGAGAGGGGAGCTCTCCCATATGGAATCCGTGACAGAGCGGGTGGAAAAGTATTTCTCCTATCCTGTCTTTATCAAGCCGTCCAACGCAGGTTCCTCCAGGGGAGTTTCCAAAGCCTCAGACCGCAGCGAGCTGGAGAACGGACTGAGGGAAGCTGCGAAGCATGACAGAAAGATTCTGGTAGAGGAAATGATCGTGGGCCGCGAGGTAGAGTGCGCCGTGTTCGGAGGAGGAAACGGGGAGGTCATCTCTTCCGGTGTGGGTGAGATCCTGGCGGCCGCCGACTTCTATGACTTTGACGCCAAGTATTACAATGAAGAGTCCAGAACAGTGGTCAATCCTGAGCTGCCGGGGGACGCTGCCGAGAAGGTAAGAGAGGCTGCCAGAAGGATCTTCACCGCTGTAGACGGCTACGGAATGGCGAGGGTGGACTTCTTTGTGACAGAGCAGGGAGAGGTTGTGTTCAATGAGATCAACACCATCCCAGGCTTTACCGCCATCAGCATGTACCCGATGCTTTTCGAGGCTGCGGGAGTGGATAAGACAGAGCTTGTAACGCGCCTGATCGAAAATGGACGCGTAAGGTATGACTCATAA
- a CDS encoding stage II sporulation protein R, producing the protein MKSFSRFLKRCSDAGSYKCMYLSLAAACLAVSLTLYISSARKQEEAVASSVAPQVLRFHVLANSDSNEDQKLKFGVRDLLLEEIRRGFSSDEEGEEQTSQKARLQSYILLHRDELETLAESFLEEQGKPDQVQIRLESAYFPTRFYGDIVFPCGIYDAVRVIIGEGSGHNWWCVLYPSLCFTEEACAVVPSESRKELACLLDESVFEEISADRRLVFGESAGIAQNEREGGKESPFSRQTPSGEDSRPDASEKPVVHISLRILEFFR; encoded by the coding sequence ATGAAAAGTTTTTCCCGTTTCCTGAAGCGTTGTTCAGACGCCGGAAGTTATAAATGTATGTACCTCTCGCTGGCAGCCGCCTGCCTGGCTGTTTCTCTCACGCTGTATATCAGCAGCGCAAGAAAGCAGGAGGAGGCAGTTGCCTCGTCCGTGGCTCCCCAGGTACTCCGCTTTCACGTCCTGGCAAACAGTGATTCCAATGAGGATCAAAAGCTGAAGTTTGGTGTCCGGGATCTGCTCCTCGAGGAGATCCGCCGGGGCTTTTCTTCCGATGAGGAGGGAGAGGAGCAGACCTCACAGAAGGCCAGGCTCCAGTCCTACATACTCCTCCACCGGGATGAGCTTGAAACGCTGGCCGAGTCCTTTCTGGAAGAGCAGGGGAAACCGGACCAGGTACAGATACGTCTGGAAAGCGCCTACTTTCCGACCCGCTTCTACGGAGACATCGTCTTTCCCTGCGGAATCTATGATGCCGTGCGCGTGATAATCGGGGAAGGAAGCGGCCATAACTGGTGGTGTGTCCTCTATCCCTCCCTCTGCTTTACTGAGGAGGCCTGCGCTGTGGTTCCTTCTGAATCCAGAAAGGAGCTTGCATGCCTTTTAGATGAAAGTGTATTCGAGGAAATCTCCGCAGACAGAAGACTTGTATTCGGAGAGTCTGCCGGAATTGCCCAGAATGAAAGAGAAGGCGGCAAAGAGAGCCCTTTTTCCCGCCAGACGCCCTCCGGGGAGGATTCCCGGCCGGATGCCTCTGAAAAGCCTGTTGTTCACATCAGTCTCCGTATCCTGGAATTCTTCCGCTGA